One window of the Salvelinus fontinalis isolate EN_2023a chromosome 2, ASM2944872v1, whole genome shotgun sequence genome contains the following:
- the LOC129826177 gene encoding ubinuclein-2-like isoform X2, whose product MAEPRKVPFVTISSFNNNAPPSDSKKRRREDEAEISLGEDGGGGSAATRPGGGTGASPFGIVKAGDGDSAETKRVTVRLNLSLPEPSERGSAEFNYSELVQSTQVKKPSAPGPPKDLMPALDPNDPFADNEKERREVEALAKKFESKYSQANTGKKKRKDRVQDLIDIGFGYDETDPFIDNSEAYDELVPASLNTKLGGFYINTGTLQFRAASESEGEDFKKLKDGEERVIKKRMKKQDGSNMDEKKPRKIRMPKQGASGLNVHRPEKKKRKKLMKDSLNLAAMLRRFTREKEENRKKNPGLPRGQHNANSALLNAHPKPSDISMADLANDPAMMSLLGSANNNDMLQDMMGDLDFGLLDSPQPSSPAQGENGAPGRVQGRVQGAQGGLLPPPPLPNGLSAPLSKRIEDLRVASHQFDQEGRKKFFTLDMNNILLDIELQVQEQPAAVRSSVYSHLEAFVPCNKEALLKRLKKLSLNIQDDRLRAPLLKLKLAVCSVMPEQIARYNMDCIAKVAKQQSEEGEKNGSEEDDEEKPGKRVMGPRKKFVWDEKLRVLLCNLVRVKLGCYELEGQSSQSPEDYLKAFMETEVKPLWPKGWMQGRMLFKESLMVHCHLTGNPAKKKMVPTPKSKPKEGSWVQRSTPSVGATPSPAAPVACRPSQSPAETICLLDSLDEELTAPALDSISQALALLSNAAKGLVQGDSPPSPDRPKTAPSSLHASPLLQKHKKSTINTPSSNTPLYVSTSSSPSLSRPPTVSPSLSSARSEGLGSMKGGGALAQAHRQSVQSTQRLAGTGLSKANAPGSHSQPKPRPPPNQKGFGSNNTKANSSDTPLSSPSPSFSHSLSGAQAQQQSNFITPMQATLTKSSHSSTSPIIKLTPRLPNPLTHTTFSSSSTNPRPQAASSMHQYSSKSPAGFRPPFSCAPGGPAKLVQGSYTPPGGQKTPSQIISSSANTSLTNTSSISKHSGSSPSPTTASANQRQRPAGGTIQGAKPIKSVSTQSVSSQLPQVSSASSSLLGSAPSLPLGFGMLGGLVPVSLPFQFPSLLNLPPLGGTASSSTGASGSSASNSSAFSLTQNLLKSLQSGSQVALPPHLQLAFSELYSSCPDVNQTQGGDVKRKSL is encoded by the exons ATGGCCGAACCGAGAAAAGTACCGTTTGTCACAATCTCTTCCTTTAACAACAATGCACCGCCTTCGGATTCAAAGAAACGCCGCCGGGAAGATGAGGCCGAAATCAGTTTGGGGGAAGATGGAGGGGGTGGAAGTGCAGCAACCAGGCCAGGAGGTGGTACTGGTGCTAGTCCATTCGGTATCGTGAAAGCCGGTGACGGGGATTCAGCGGAAACAAAACGTGTAACAGTGCGCTTGAACCTCTCCTTGCCCGAACCCAGCGAACGGGGATCTGCTGAATTCAACTACAGTGAACTTGTTCAATCTACTCAG GTGAAGAAGCCTTCTGCTCCAGGACCTCCTAAAGACCTGATGCCAGCCCTGGACCCCAATGACCCCTTTGCAGACAacgagaaggagagaagagaagtagaggcgCTCGCCAAGAAATTTGAGAGCAAATAT TCACAGGCCAATACAGGGAAAAAGAAGCGTAAGGACAGGGTGCAGGATCTCATCGACATTGGTTTTGGCTACGATGAGACTGACCCATTCATTGATAACTCTGAGGCT TATGATGAGCTGGTGCCAGCCTCCCTCAACACTAAGCTGGGAGGGTTCTACATCAACACTGGCACCCTGCAGTTCAGAGCAGCCTCTGAGTCAGAGGGAGAGGACTTCAAG AAGTTGAAAGATGGTGAGGAGCGTGTGATAAAGAAGCGAATGAAAAAGCAAGATGGCAGTAACATGGATGAGAAAAAGCCCAGGAAGATCAGGATGCCAAAGCAAGG AGCGTCTGGCCTGAATGTCCACCGGCCAGAGAAGAAGAAAAGGAAGAAGTTGATGAAGGACTCTCTGAATCTGGCCGCCATGCTCCGCCGCTTCACgcgggagaaggaggagaaccgCAAGAAGAACCCCGGCCTGCCCCGTGGCCAACACAATGCCAACAGTGCCCTGCTCAACGCACACCCTAAACCCAGCGACATCAGCATGGCCGACCTGGCCAACGACCCTGCCATGATGTCACTGCTGGGTTCAGCCAATAACAACGACATGCTGCAGGACATGATGGGCGACCTAGACTTTGGGCTGCTGGACTCTCCTCAGCCCTCCAGCCCTGCGCAGGGGGAGAACGGTGCTCCGGGTAGGGTCCAGGGTAGGGTCCAGGGGGCACAAGGAGGTCtcctgccccctcctcctctgcctAATGGACTGTCTGCCCCTCTCAGTAAGCGCATTGAGGACCTCAGAGTG GCTTCTCATCAGTTTGATCAAGAGGGCAGGAAAAAGTTCTTCACGCTGGACATGAACAACATCCTACTGGA TATTGAGTTGCAGGTCCAGGAGCAGCCGGCAGCAGTGCGTTCTTCAGTCTACTCCCATCTCGAGGCCTTTGTGCCCTGCAACAAGGAGGCTCTGCTCAAACGCCTAAAGAAACTCAGCCTCAATATCCAG GATGACCGTCTGCGTGCTCCGCTACTGAAGCTGAAGCTAGCTGTGTGCAGCGTGATGCCAGAGCAGATCGCCAGATACAACATGGACTGCATCGCCAAAGTGGCCAA GCAGCAGTCAGAAGAGGGGGAAAAGAACGGGTCAGAAGAGGACGATGAGGAGAAGCCTGGGAAGAGAGTGATGGGACCTCGCAAGAAGTTTGTCTGGGATGAGAAGCTCAG gGTGTTGCTCTGTAACCTGGTGAGGGTGAAGCTGGGCTGCTATGAGCTGGAGGGCCAGAGCTCCCAGTCTCCAGAGGACTATCTCAAGGCCTTCATGGAGACTGAGGTGAAACCACTGTGGCCCAAGGGCTGGATGCAGGGCAG gaTGCTATTCAAAGAGAGTCTCATGGTTCATTGTCACCTCACTGGCAATCC AGCCAAGAAAAAGATGGTTCCTACTCCCAAGTCTAAACCCAAG GAGGGTAGTTGGGTCCAGAGATCCACCCCCTCAGTTGGTGCGACCCCCTCCCCTGCAGCCCCAGTGGCCTGCCGGCCCTCCCAGTCCCCCGCTGAGACCATCTGTCTGCTGGACTCCCTGGATGAAGAGCTGACCGCCCCCGCCCTGGACTCCATCTCCCAGGCCCTGGCCCTCCTCAGCAATGCAGCCAAGGGCCTGGTCCAAGGGGACAGTCCCCCCTCCCCTGATAGGCCCAAGACTGCCCcgtcctccctccatgcctcacCTCTCCTCCAGAAGCACAAGAAGAGCACCATCAACACACCCAGCTCCAACACacctctctacgtctctacctcctcctccccctctctctctcggcctcccactgtctccccttctctgtcCTCAGCGAGGAGCGAGGGGTTGGGGTCGATGAAGGGTGGAGGTGCTCTGGCTCAGGCTCACAGACAATCAGTGCAGAGCACTCAGAGGCTTGCTGGGACGGGACTGAGTAAAGCCAACGCTCCCGGCTCTCACTCCCAGCCTAAGCCGCGGCCGCCCCCCAATCAGAAGGGCTTTGGCAGCAATAATACTAAAGCCAACAGCAGTgacacccccctctcctccccttctccctccttctcccactctctctcaggAGCCCAAGCTCAGCAGCAGTCCAACTTCATCACCCCCATGCAGGCCACTCTCACCAAGTCCTCCCACAGCAGCACCTCACCCATCATCAAACTCACCCCTCGCCTCCCCAACCCCTTAACGCACACCAccttctcctcatcctccaccAATCCCAGGCCTCAGGCAGCTTCCAGTATGCACCAGTACTCCTCCAAAAGCCCAGCAGGGTTCCGCCCACCTTTCTCATGTGCTCCGGGAGGGCCAGCCAAACTTGTCCAGGGCAGCTACACTCCTCCAGGAGGGCAGAAGACCCCCTCTCAGATCATCAGCAGCAGCGCCAACACCAGCCTTACCAACACCTCATCCATCAGCAAGCATTCGGGATCCAGTCCCTCCCCTACCACAGCCTCGGCCAATCAGCGACAAAGGCCGGCAGGTGGAACCATTCAGGGGGCTAAGCCTATTAAATCTGTATCCACACAGTCTGTCTCTTCTCAGTTGCCACAG GTGTCCTCAGCCAGCAGCAGTCTTCTTGGCTCTGCTCCGTCTCTCCCACTGGGCTTTGGGATGTTGGGGGGGCTGGTTCCTGTGTCCCTGCCCTTTCAGTTTCCTTCACTCTTAAACCTGCCCCCATTAGGGGGCACAGCTAGCTCCAGCACCGGGGCCAGCGGCTCCTCAGCCAGCAACAGCTCAGCATTCTCCCTGACCCAGA atCTGTTAAAGAGTCTCCAGTCAGGGTCTCAGGTTGCTCTGCCTCCTCACTTACAGCTCGCTTTCTCAG AACTCTACTCTTCCTGTCCAGATGTCAATCAAACCCAAGGAGGGGATGTGAAGAGGAAGTCTCTTTGA